One window from the genome of Cryptomeria japonica chromosome 6, Sugi_1.0, whole genome shotgun sequence encodes:
- the LOC131065000 gene encoding deoxypodophyllotoxin synthase has product MAELPIIDVSALRSELEEGNPDLQKLCNQVKEAVQQWGAFRVVNHGVEQELLNAVDSVSRDLFNLPPQVKERAVNLPLDGYSKGISLSIGEAMCIPVVPPSDSLQQYAHKFWPQGNSEFCDSLRTYSSKLTDLVNSLIKLILRGLGLSKHFEIDFTECDALLCLNYFSEYENPSDANDIVLREHKDLGVISILYNDQVGGLQMRTKQGEWFSVKPLASSFTVIIADALKMWSNDRCWSVEHRVAYEGKNPRLSVVFLWKFLKEKEVCAPDELIDEHHPRRYKPFLFKDYVNHQIKGDPLDIFL; this is encoded by the exons ATGGCTGAGCTCCCAATAATTGATGTTTCTGCTCTTCGATCAGAGTTGGAAGAAGGTAATCCTGATCTTCAAAAGCTGTGCAATCAAGTAAAAGAAGCTGTCCAACAATGGGGAGCTTTTCGTGTGGTGAATCATGGAGTCGAACAGGAGCTTCTAAACGCTGTGGACTCAGTATCTCGAGATCTGTTCAATCTTCCACCCCAAGTAAAAGAAAGAGCCGTTAATCTTCCCTTGGATGGGTATTCCAAGGGCATTTCTCTTTCAATTGGTGAGGCCATGTGTATCCCAGTAGTACCGCCATCTGATTCGCTTCAGCAATACGCACACAAGTTTTGGCCGCAAGGAAATTCTGAATTTTG CGACAGCCTAAGAACATACAGTTCCAAGTTAACTGATTTAGTAAATTCCCTGATAAAACTTATCCTTCGAGGCCTGGGACTCAGCAAACATTTTGAGATTGATTTTACAGAATGCGATGCTCTACTTTGTCTTAATTATTTCTCAGAGTATGAAAACCCAAGCGATGCAAATGACATTGTTCTCAGGGAACACAAGGATTTGGGTGTGATTTCAATTTTGTATAATGACCAAGTGGGTGGTCTTCAAATGCGCACCAAACAAGGTGAATGGTTTAGTGTAAAACCTCTAGCTTCATCATTCACTGTCATCATAGCTGACGCTCTAAAG ATGTGGAGCAATGATAGATGTTGGAGTGTAGAGCATCGTGTGGCATATGAAGGGAAGAATCCGCGACTATCTGTTGTTTTTTTAtggaaatttttgaaggaaaaggaagTATGTGCACCAGATGAGCTCATAGATGAACACCATCCACGTCGTTACAAACCTTTTCTCTTCAAAGACTacgtaaatcatcaaatcaaaggaGATCCTCTTgacatttttctttag